From one Phorcysia thermohydrogeniphila genomic stretch:
- the lptA gene encoding lipopolysaccharide transport periplasmic protein LptA: MKALRLFALLSILLSLLNYPASAVEFKENNLPIVIEAQKLSYNDSEKVAIYTGNVIAQRGNTVMKGDKLTVYFDKTGKFIEKIEVTGNVYIEDPRGKGWCDKLTYYPVQEKLVLEGNAKLQQDKNTVLGDRIVAYKEGRILVEGIKQKVKTVIYPEGKVGESFRP; this comes from the coding sequence ATGAAAGCTCTAAGATTATTTGCTCTGCTCTCTATCCTGCTATCACTACTCAATTACCCAGCTTCTGCAGTAGAGTTTAAGGAGAATAACCTCCCTATAGTTATTGAAGCACAAAAGCTCAGCTACAACGATAGTGAAAAAGTCGCAATCTATACAGGAAATGTTATTGCTCAGCGCGGCAACACAGTAATGAAGGGAGACAAACTTACCGTTTACTTTGACAAAACCGGAAAGTTCATAGAAAAAATAGAGGTCACAGGAAACGTCTATATAGAAGATCCAAGAGGGAAAGGGTGGTGTGACAAACTTACCTACTACCCTGTGCAAGAAAAGCTTGTTTTAGAGGGCAACGCTAAATTGCAGCAGGATAAGAACACGGTCTTGGGTGACAGGATAGTAGCCTACAAGGAAGGCAGGATATTAGTTGAAGGAATAAAACAGAAAGTAAAAACTGTCATCTATCCAGAGGGAAAAGTTGGAGAGAGTTTCAGACCTTAA
- the lptB gene encoding LPS export ABC transporter ATP-binding protein encodes MERVSDLNLLRAENITKIYGNRKAVDGVTIEVLEGEVVGLLGPNGAGKTTTFYCIVGLIRPDGGKVLIGEDDVTEDPTYIRARKGISYLPQEPSIFRKLTVEENIKAVLEMHGLPKKEVEERTDWLLERFGISHLKKQKASSLSGGERRRLEIARALSINPKFLLLDEPFAGVDPIAVYEIQELIKELKEMNIGILITDHNVRETLKIIDRAYIIGHGKVIASGTPSEVAEKEIVRKVYLGEQFTL; translated from the coding sequence TTGGAGAGAGTTTCAGACCTTAATTTACTAAGGGCTGAAAACATAACAAAGATTTACGGCAACCGAAAGGCCGTTGATGGTGTAACGATTGAGGTTTTAGAGGGAGAGGTTGTTGGCCTCTTAGGGCCAAACGGTGCAGGGAAAACAACTACTTTCTACTGCATAGTCGGCCTAATAAGACCCGATGGGGGAAAGGTTTTGATTGGGGAAGACGACGTTACAGAAGACCCAACCTACATCAGAGCAAGGAAAGGAATTTCCTACCTCCCTCAGGAGCCATCCATCTTTAGAAAACTTACAGTGGAGGAGAACATAAAGGCCGTCCTTGAAATGCACGGACTCCCAAAGAAGGAGGTAGAGGAAAGAACAGACTGGCTCCTTGAACGTTTCGGCATTTCTCACCTCAAGAAACAGAAGGCAAGCTCTCTATCTGGGGGAGAGAGAAGGAGACTGGAGATAGCGAGAGCTCTCAGCATAAATCCCAAGTTCCTGCTCCTTGACGAGCCCTTCGCCGGAGTAGACCCAATAGCCGTTTACGAGATACAGGAACTCATCAAAGAGCTAAAGGAAATGAACATAGGGATTCTCATAACCGACCACAATGTTAGGGAAACTCTTAAAATTATTGATAGGGCCTACATCATAGGACACGGCAAGGTTATAGCTTCTGGAACCCCTTCTGAAGTAGCCGAAAAAGAAATCGTCAGAAAAGTCTACTTAGGAGAACAGTTTACGCTGTAG
- a CDS encoding response regulator transcription factor, translating to MKVLLVEDDPLLGESLKEFLEDSGVEVNWIQDERELFKLDLNSYDTVVLDLMLNFLKGEDLLVHIKRVSDVPILILTAKQSLEDKEVCFERGADDYLTKPFEPKELLLRLRALSRRKPLPRIQKIGNVTVDLDAETLFVDGKEVKLSRTAWKLFYLLLKHKGEILSKERIMSYVWEGKPVSDDILRAYIKELRRKLPRNLIETFKGRGYRLKG from the coding sequence GTGAAGGTCCTACTTGTGGAGGACGACCCTCTTTTGGGAGAATCGTTAAAAGAATTCCTTGAAGACAGTGGAGTAGAGGTAAATTGGATACAGGATGAAAGAGAGCTCTTTAAACTGGACCTCAACAGCTACGATACCGTAGTTCTTGACCTTATGTTAAATTTTTTAAAGGGTGAAGACCTCCTTGTTCACATAAAAAGAGTCTCAGACGTTCCTATTCTCATACTTACAGCCAAACAGAGCCTTGAGGATAAAGAAGTATGTTTTGAAAGGGGAGCTGACGACTACCTTACAAAACCCTTTGAACCTAAGGAACTCCTCTTGCGCCTTAGAGCTCTGTCAAGGCGTAAACCCCTCCCAAGAATCCAGAAGATAGGAAACGTAACCGTGGACCTTGACGCAGAAACCCTGTTCGTTGACGGAAAAGAAGTTAAACTCTCAAGAACTGCGTGGAAACTCTTCTACCTCCTTCTAAAGCACAAAGGAGAAATACTCTCAAAAGAGAGGATAATGAGCTACGTCTGGGAAGGAAAACCTGTCAGCGACGATATCTTAAGGGCCTACATAAAGGAGCTCCGCAGGAAACTGCCCAGAAATCTTATAGAAACTTTTAAAGGAAGGGGCTACAGATTAAAAGGATGA
- a CDS encoding HAMP domain-containing histidine kinase, whose translation MKFETKVILSVILSLTLGLSILNAVSVTLLKREIEKRVIREAELYSLLCQDNCTLPDYIVVSKGAIISDELKPVLKKKEKIFWINTRHIKNKLKEAALTIFLWEVTLLLFLSIVTAKFINRYLRQEKEIRDYLKIILLVFTHKLGNFLSLQRINLELIKSKCGPSKPLRRMEEGYELMEKNFFQLLSAVKELGSNEEVEPLNLKELIEELLKHFSHLLSEKKIYLSLKDVHFSMKRSDAENLFFFLLDNAFKYSSSKIWVRLGNLKGRPYFALCNDVSSAPLKGSGVGLELVKFICERYGIRYQVKRGRTFCIFLHF comes from the coding sequence ATGAAGTTTGAAACAAAAGTCATCCTTTCTGTAATTCTCTCCCTAACCTTGGGGCTTTCAATCCTTAACGCAGTTAGCGTTACCCTCCTAAAGCGAGAAATAGAAAAGAGAGTTATAAGAGAAGCTGAACTCTACTCACTCCTTTGCCAAGATAACTGCACCCTTCCCGACTATATTGTAGTTTCTAAGGGAGCAATTATCTCCGATGAACTTAAGCCAGTGCTAAAAAAGAAAGAGAAAATTTTTTGGATAAATACAAGACACATAAAAAATAAGCTAAAAGAAGCAGCTCTAACGATTTTTCTGTGGGAGGTAACCCTTTTACTCTTTTTAAGCATAGTCACAGCCAAGTTTATCAACCGTTACCTTAGGCAGGAAAAGGAGATAAGGGACTACCTAAAAATTATCCTACTGGTCTTTACCCACAAGCTCGGTAACTTCCTTTCCCTACAGCGGATAAACTTAGAACTCATTAAATCTAAGTGCGGCCCCTCAAAACCACTAAGGAGGATGGAAGAGGGCTACGAGCTTATGGAAAAAAACTTCTTTCAGCTACTTTCTGCCGTTAAAGAACTCGGGAGTAACGAAGAAGTTGAACCATTAAACCTCAAAGAGCTCATTGAAGAGCTACTCAAACACTTTTCTCACCTTTTAAGCGAAAAAAAGATTTATCTCTCTTTAAAGGATGTCCATTTCTCTATGAAAAGAAGCGACGCAGAAAACCTCTTTTTCTTCCTGCTTGACAATGCCTTTAAGTATTCATCCTCTAAGATATGGGTCAGACTCGGGAACTTAAAAGGAAGACCTTACTTTGCCTTATGCAACGACGTCTCATCTGCTCCTTTAAAAGGTAGCGGCGTGGGTCTGGAGCTCGTTAAATTTATATGCGAACGATACGGTATAAGATATCAGGTAAAACGAGGAAGAACATTCTGTATCTTCCTACACTTTTAA
- a CDS encoding prepilin-type N-terminal cleavage/methylation domain-containing protein translates to MKRKGFTLAELLVVFVVSAIILTYGYNSFKKWREAVSIEGDVQRIYTLLQKERMKAFTNKLTVVITCSDKTLTVEEDDGSGTPKTLTLELENNFKVDNSYHKIKINEKGLFSITGTIVYDGSYSSSPAYDCVVVSRNRIRMERCL, encoded by the coding sequence GTGAAGAGAAAAGGGTTTACCTTAGCAGAACTCCTTGTAGTTTTTGTAGTATCCGCCATAATTTTGACTTACGGCTACAACAGCTTCAAGAAGTGGAGAGAAGCTGTCAGCATTGAGGGGGACGTTCAAAGAATCTACACACTACTGCAAAAGGAAAGGATGAAAGCCTTCACAAACAAGCTAACCGTTGTAATTACCTGTAGCGACAAAACGTTAACGGTGGAGGAAGACGACGGAAGCGGAACGCCAAAAACTCTTACCTTAGAGCTTGAAAATAACTTCAAGGTAGATAACTCTTACCACAAGATAAAGATAAACGAGAAAGGACTCTTCTCCATAACTGGCACAATAGTTTATGACGGAAGTTACTCCTCTTCTCCCGCTTATGACTGCGTTGTTGTAAGCAGGAACAGAATAAGAATGGAGAGGTGCTTGTGA
- a CDS encoding type IV pilus modification PilV family protein: MRKGFTLLEVLVATAILAITLLGLLGAIVVSQKENLSSLKREEATRLLKEELDSFLAKNYDDVTLPNCPPSDTNRENFLKTTCSNNLDSGTDIRVRIARNINLEFAVSSCMTEDTTLNIKTVYVDVCWKRAGGKEHLIGSMVVRKE, encoded by the coding sequence GTGAGGAAAGGTTTCACCCTTTTAGAGGTTCTTGTTGCAACGGCCATTCTGGCGATAACGCTCCTTGGACTTCTTGGTGCAATTGTGGTTTCTCAAAAAGAGAACCTTTCATCCTTAAAGAGAGAGGAAGCTACAAGGCTCTTAAAAGAAGAACTTGATTCTTTCCTCGCAAAAAACTACGATGACGTCACTCTCCCTAATTGCCCCCCAAGTGATACAAACAGGGAAAACTTCTTAAAAACAACTTGCTCCAATAACTTGGACTCTGGAACTGACATAAGGGTTAGAATTGCAAGGAACATTAACCTTGAATTTGCAGTTTCAAGCTGTATGACAGAGGATACCACTTTAAACATAAAGACTGTTTACGTTGATGTCTGTTGGAAGAGAGCAGGAGGAAAAGAACACCTTATAGGTTCTATGGTTGTAAGGAAGGAGTGA
- a CDS encoding PulJ/GspJ family protein: MRKGITVLELLIATVLSLVVLAAVYSAYLTLFKSYKKEGTAITTQMESTIGLEVLRQDLEHAGYGISKDETNFPLEVFHLPKTPPNCQAPSVHLVIRSTYKTSDDDTQGWAVLSCNAGDVPHCLAYYNFPYCPRERAATEAVLLRPDGSFFPPQSPTKGGHPPTYFIVDDSGDRCSSTVSTLLAFPISGSGEWERCDNTIVPSCQNQFCNVIEYYLDEDSDAQSPYCEGTYVLKRRVDRREEPFLDCVGDFKVVYDWNGSLCDPSGQDPNLPACPVPSNATELRNNLKMVYVYLLLREGKEDKDFRFKYGTSFNVDGVTLNLPVNLDYYTKDGHDPLKFRWRVVKIAVKPMNLLRY; the protein is encoded by the coding sequence ATGAGAAAAGGTATCACAGTACTGGAACTTCTAATTGCCACCGTTTTGAGCCTCGTAGTTTTAGCAGCCGTTTACTCTGCATACCTTACCCTTTTTAAAAGCTACAAGAAGGAAGGCACGGCTATAACCACCCAGATGGAAAGTACTATAGGCCTTGAAGTTTTACGTCAGGACCTTGAACACGCTGGATACGGTATAAGCAAAGATGAGACGAACTTCCCTTTAGAGGTCTTTCACCTTCCGAAGACACCTCCAAACTGTCAAGCTCCTTCTGTTCACTTGGTAATTCGCTCTACTTACAAGACTTCCGATGACGATACTCAAGGATGGGCCGTTTTAAGCTGTAACGCCGGCGATGTTCCCCACTGTTTAGCCTACTACAACTTCCCCTACTGTCCGAGAGAAAGGGCAGCAACGGAAGCTGTTCTTTTAAGACCCGACGGAAGTTTCTTCCCTCCTCAATCGCCTACCAAAGGTGGTCACCCTCCAACGTACTTTATAGTTGACGACTCAGGGGATAGGTGTTCAAGCACAGTTTCTACCCTGCTCGCTTTTCCCATAAGCGGCTCAGGAGAATGGGAAAGGTGTGACAACACCATTGTTCCAAGCTGCCAGAACCAGTTCTGTAACGTTATTGAGTACTACTTGGATGAAGACTCTGACGCCCAGAGCCCCTACTGCGAGGGAACCTACGTCCTAAAAAGAAGGGTTGACAGAAGGGAAGAACCTTTCTTAGACTGCGTGGGAGACTTTAAGGTTGTTTACGACTGGAACGGTAGTCTGTGCGACCCGAGCGGTCAAGACCCCAACCTTCCAGCATGTCCAGTTCCCTCAAACGCTACAGAGCTGAGAAACAATTTAAAGATGGTCTACGTTTACCTTCTTCTAAGGGAAGGGAAAGAAGACAAGGACTTTAGATTCAAGTACGGAACGAGCTTCAACGTTGACGGGGTAACTTTAAACCTCCCAGTGAACTTGGACTACTACACAAAAGATGGACACGACCCCCTTAAATTTAGATGGAGGGTGGTGAAAATCGCAGTAAAACCTATGAACCTTCTAAGGTATTAA
- a CDS encoding Uma2 family endonuclease has translation MALETVTNTAKTKKAKVRVPKELIYEMRHGSPIYYRDYDKVLSGEKSLEEVMGSSDLHAWFLYVLMKFLIKSLDEKKYIVLVGELGYRFSKRSWYNLDLAVYRREKIGKLKGTFTDVPPEVVIEIDTKADLRKFENPQDYFHRKTQDLLDSGVKKVIWIFTKDRKIWVAQKAKPWLIVDWDYEFEVIEGIRLNFAELLKGEGFQGEVTS, from the coding sequence ATGGCACTTGAAACAGTAACTAACACCGCAAAGACCAAAAAAGCAAAAGTTAGAGTTCCCAAAGAACTCATATACGAGATGAGGCACGGCTCTCCCATCTACTATAGGGACTACGACAAAGTTCTTTCAGGAGAGAAGTCTTTGGAGGAGGTGATGGGGAGTAGTGACCTTCATGCTTGGTTTTTATACGTACTAATGAAGTTCCTCATAAAGAGCCTTGACGAAAAGAAATATATAGTCTTAGTGGGAGAGCTTGGATATAGATTTTCAAAACGTAGCTGGTATAACCTTGACTTAGCGGTTTACAGGCGGGAAAAAATAGGAAAGTTGAAAGGAACGTTCACGGATGTTCCACCAGAGGTGGTGATAGAAATAGACACGAAGGCAGATCTTAGAAAGTTTGAGAACCCGCAGGACTACTTCCACAGGAAGACGCAGGATTTACTTGACTCTGGAGTGAAGAAGGTTATCTGGATTTTCACGAAGGACAGGAAAATCTGGGTCGCACAAAAAGCAAAACCTTGGCTGATTGTTGACTGGGACTATGAGTTTGAGGTTATAGAAGGGATAAGGTTGAACTTTGCGGAGCTCCTTAAAGGCGAAGGTTTTCAGGGAGAAGTCACCTCGTAA
- the gap gene encoding type I glyceraldehyde-3-phosphate dehydrogenase, whose protein sequence is MVKVAINGYGRIGRCFHRIYFNDPNIEVVAINDLTDAKTLAHLLKYDSVHGKFPAEVAVDGEYLVINGKKIRVYSEPDPEKLPWGELGVDVVLESTGKFREREKAEKHLKAGAKRVVISAPAKNPDATFVVGVNHESYDPEKHFIVSNASCTTNCLAPVAKVLLENFGIESGFLTTVHSYTADQRLLDAPHKDLRRARAAALSMVPTTTGAAKAVGLVIPELKGKFNGISIRVPTPDVSLIDFVCVVKKEVTVEEVNGALKEASEKELKGILAYTEEELVSVDFMGDTHSSIVDGKCTDVINGNLVKILAWYDNEWGYAARLGDLIKFMAERGV, encoded by the coding sequence ATGGTTAAGGTAGCAATCAACGGGTACGGAAGGATAGGAAGATGTTTCCACAGAATCTACTTTAACGACCCAAACATTGAGGTCGTAGCAATCAACGACCTTACAGACGCTAAAACCCTTGCTCACCTCTTAAAGTACGATTCTGTTCACGGAAAGTTTCCCGCAGAAGTTGCGGTTGACGGGGAATACCTCGTTATAAACGGCAAAAAGATAAGAGTTTACTCTGAACCAGACCCCGAAAAACTCCCTTGGGGAGAGCTCGGAGTTGACGTTGTCCTTGAGTCAACCGGAAAGTTTAGAGAAAGGGAAAAGGCCGAAAAGCACCTTAAAGCTGGTGCAAAGAGAGTTGTAATTTCCGCTCCTGCTAAAAATCCCGACGCAACTTTTGTCGTTGGCGTTAACCACGAAAGCTACGACCCTGAAAAGCATTTCATAGTTTCCAACGCATCCTGTACTACAAACTGCTTAGCTCCGGTTGCTAAGGTTCTCCTTGAAAACTTCGGTATAGAGTCTGGTTTCCTCACAACTGTTCACTCCTACACGGCAGACCAGAGGCTTCTTGACGCTCCCCATAAGGACTTGAGGAGGGCAAGGGCTGCAGCCCTATCTATGGTGCCAACTACAACTGGAGCGGCAAAAGCGGTAGGCCTTGTCATCCCTGAGCTCAAAGGGAAGTTCAACGGTATCTCCATAAGAGTTCCAACCCCTGACGTATCCCTCATTGACTTTGTGTGCGTTGTCAAGAAGGAAGTTACTGTAGAAGAGGTAAACGGGGCTCTAAAGGAAGCTTCCGAAAAGGAACTCAAAGGTATCCTTGCCTACACGGAAGAGGAGCTCGTCTCTGTTGACTTTATGGGAGACACCCACTCTTCAATAGTTGACGGTAAGTGCACAGACGTTATAAACGGAAACCTCGTTAAGATACTCGCTTGGTACGATAACGAGTGGGGTTACGCTGCAAGGCTTGGAGACCTAATCAAGTTCATGGCTGAGAGGGGGGTGTAG
- a CDS encoding CvpA family protein, with product MNLHPLNVLDGLVIIILGWNFVRGFNKGFIEEVVSVVGLVLSAAAAVFVSPLVVNEITKYVNYPIPVYSVAIFIFFSTYVIFKFLASFINSKFNGGFVGFMNNFLGVVFGVLRGYVIASLVVAFISFVAPESYLIKKSFLGGITVPLIDKVLSYVPENLRGGFEERWMVARGYLWENIKKWKEKGGEDTTPPSQP from the coding sequence ATGAACCTGCATCCCTTAAACGTTTTGGATGGCCTTGTCATAATCATCTTAGGCTGGAACTTCGTTAGAGGATTTAATAAAGGCTTTATAGAAGAGGTAGTTTCTGTTGTCGGTCTCGTCCTGAGTGCGGCAGCTGCCGTTTTTGTATCCCCCTTGGTTGTTAATGAAATCACCAAGTATGTTAACTACCCGATTCCCGTTTACTCCGTTGCTATCTTTATATTCTTTTCAACTTACGTCATTTTCAAGTTCCTTGCTTCCTTTATCAATAGTAAGTTTAACGGAGGTTTTGTTGGTTTTATGAACAACTTCCTCGGTGTAGTCTTTGGGGTTTTAAGGGGATACGTAATCGCCTCTTTGGTCGTTGCCTTTATCTCTTTTGTAGCTCCAGAAAGCTACCTCATAAAGAAGAGCTTCTTAGGAGGAATCACAGTACCCCTTATAGATAAGGTTCTCAGCTACGTTCCTGAAAACTTAAGGGGAGGCTTTGAAGAAAGGTGGATGGTAGCCCGTGGATACCTTTGGGAGAACATTAAAAAGTGGAAAGAAAAAGGGGGCGAGGACACTACACCCCCCTCTCAGCCATGA
- the nadC gene encoding carboxylating nicotinate-nucleotide diphosphorylase, whose protein sequence is MNDLYLRKLILSFLEEDLGIIGDLTSGVLPEKQAEAELIAGEDFILCGAPVFEKVFTLLDGRVSFSWFYGEGAPVKKGDVIGKVSGSIKTLLTCERTALNLLQKLSGIATETRRYVEILKGSRVKLLDTRKTTPGLRLLEKYATRVGGALNHRFGLYDAVMVKDNHIKAFGGVQEAVKRVAQSIPVTTKIEVEVESDEQLTELLEVIDLVDIVMLDNWELKGVEEAVKRLKEAKPSVKVELSGGITLEKLRVIRELPVDYVSTSKIITAAKWVDVSLEVV, encoded by the coding sequence ATGAACGACCTTTACTTGAGAAAGTTAATCCTATCCTTCCTTGAAGAAGACTTAGGAATTATAGGAGATTTAACGTCGGGAGTTCTACCCGAAAAGCAGGCCGAGGCAGAACTCATTGCCGGCGAGGACTTTATACTCTGTGGAGCTCCAGTATTTGAGAAGGTCTTTACCCTCCTTGACGGTAGAGTTTCCTTTTCTTGGTTTTACGGTGAGGGAGCTCCTGTTAAAAAGGGAGACGTAATAGGAAAAGTTAGCGGTAGCATAAAAACCCTCCTTACTTGTGAGAGGACGGCCCTTAACCTCCTTCAGAAGCTTTCAGGCATAGCTACAGAGACCCGCCGTTACGTGGAAATCCTGAAAGGCTCAAGAGTTAAGCTTCTTGATACGAGGAAGACAACGCCGGGACTTAGGCTTTTGGAGAAGTACGCGACGAGAGTCGGGGGAGCTCTCAACCACCGTTTTGGTCTTTACGACGCTGTAATGGTGAAGGACAACCACATTAAAGCCTTTGGTGGCGTTCAGGAAGCTGTAAAGAGAGTTGCCCAAAGTATCCCTGTAACGACAAAGATTGAAGTAGAGGTGGAAAGCGACGAACAACTTACAGAGCTCCTTGAGGTAATAGACCTTGTGGACATCGTTATGCTTGATAACTGGGAGCTTAAAGGTGTTGAGGAAGCAGTAAAGAGACTGAAAGAGGCAAAACCCTCTGTTAAGGTGGAGCTCTCGGGAGGGATAACCTTAGAAAAGTTAAGGGTAATCAGGGAGCTCCCTGTAGACTACGTTTCAACGAGTAAAATAATAACAGCCGCAAAGTGGGTTGATGTCTCTTTGGAGGTAGTATGA
- the pgsA gene encoding CDP-diacylglycerol--glycerol-3-phosphate 3-phosphatidyltransferase: protein MVNLPNLITLFRAFLVPVFIMAVFYRNFKLALAVFLVASVSDALDGFLARRLNQVTTLGVILDPIADKALINSGFILLSYVDRIIPVWLTVLVISRDILILVGGWLLTAFGKINKIRPTLVGKLTAFSQFFTIFLTLLNLNFKVCLSSCIMTAYAITACLTVISAVSYSARGIRELNSEKISQ, encoded by the coding sequence ATGGTAAATCTACCGAACCTGATAACGTTATTTAGAGCCTTCCTCGTTCCAGTTTTCATTATGGCCGTTTTCTACAGGAATTTCAAGCTGGCACTTGCGGTTTTCTTGGTTGCCTCAGTGAGCGACGCCCTTGACGGCTTCCTCGCAAGGAGGTTAAATCAAGTAACAACCCTTGGCGTTATCTTAGACCCTATTGCAGATAAAGCCCTCATAAATTCGGGTTTCATACTCCTTTCGTACGTTGACAGGATAATACCTGTATGGCTCACCGTTTTGGTCATAAGCAGGGACATTCTGATTTTAGTTGGCGGATGGCTTTTAACGGCCTTTGGGAAAATAAACAAGATAAGGCCGACTTTGGTTGGAAAGTTAACTGCATTTTCGCAATTCTTTACAATCTTTCTAACGCTGCTTAACTTGAATTTTAAGGTTTGTTTGAGTAGTTGTATTATGACAGCTTACGCTATAACTGCCTGCTTGACAGTTATCTCCGCTGTTAGCTACAGCGCCCGAGGAATCAGGGAGCTAAATAGTGAGAAGATATCTCAGTGA
- a CDS encoding AI-2E family transporter — translation MRRYLSELYFLVTLLILIASLFFMKPAVMPFFLGSALAYVSYPLFELYCRLTECRRRVAAILTLLSILLILAVVLFVVLPTVISQVQSFINFLPQLVKKLDAFIYKFLGEHFFKKMNFDASTFQAIVRSAYLQLGELPVGNIVQRLFSGVFSVISVLINLVLVPLITYYLLVNAKKIKETYLLVAPTSIREELRVLIDKVHGALSSYLIGQMLVATFVGIYIAVGLYFVGIKYALLIGFVAGILNMIPYVGFFSGLIPSVLLAILDNGDLAYVIGVLIVFLTEVGIENLIYPIVMSRTTGVNPLLVLLSIFIGGYLGGFLGIVIAVPVAVMVVPVFESFIEKKENFLAGGDNG, via the coding sequence GTGAGAAGATATCTCAGTGAGCTTTACTTTTTAGTAACTCTCCTGATACTCATAGCGTCCCTATTTTTTATGAAGCCGGCCGTTATGCCCTTTTTTCTCGGTTCCGCACTTGCCTACGTTTCCTATCCCCTCTTTGAACTCTACTGCCGCCTTACAGAGTGCAGGAGAAGGGTAGCCGCTATTCTAACGCTCCTTTCCATACTCCTAATACTGGCAGTTGTCCTCTTCGTTGTCCTGCCTACCGTCATATCTCAGGTTCAGAGCTTTATAAACTTCCTTCCTCAGCTTGTTAAAAAACTTGACGCCTTTATTTACAAGTTCCTCGGAGAACACTTCTTCAAGAAGATGAACTTTGACGCATCCACCTTTCAGGCTATTGTGAGGAGCGCCTATCTGCAGCTTGGGGAGCTCCCCGTCGGCAACATCGTCCAGCGCCTATTCTCAGGCGTTTTCTCAGTCATAAGCGTCCTGATTAACCTTGTATTAGTTCCACTCATCACCTACTACCTCCTCGTAAACGCTAAGAAGATAAAGGAAACTTACCTCCTCGTAGCCCCCACCTCCATTAGAGAAGAACTCCGAGTCCTAATAGACAAAGTCCACGGGGCTCTCTCAAGTTACCTTATAGGACAGATGCTTGTAGCAACTTTTGTAGGAATCTACATAGCAGTCGGTCTCTACTTCGTCGGAATTAAGTACGCCCTGCTCATAGGCTTTGTAGCTGGTATCCTAAACATGATTCCTTACGTTGGATTCTTCTCCGGCTTAATCCCCTCCGTTCTTCTTGCTATCCTTGACAACGGAGACCTTGCCTACGTAATAGGCGTATTAATAGTATTCCTCACAGAGGTCGGCATAGAGAACCTCATCTACCCAATAGTCATGAGCCGAACCACGGGCGTTAACCCGCTACTCGTGCTGCTATCTATCTTCATTGGCGGGTACTTGGGTGGCTTCTTGGGAATCGTTATCGCCGTTCCCGTAGCCGTTATGGTAGTTCCAGTATTTGAGAGCTTTATTGAGAAGAAGGAGAACTTCCTTGCTGGTGGGGATAACGGGTAA
- the coaE gene encoding dephospho-CoA kinase (Dephospho-CoA kinase (CoaE) performs the final step in coenzyme A biosynthesis.), whose translation MGITGNIGAGKSTVSNFLRAMGYHVFNADFIAKRLLLKGFPAYNKVVEAFGKGVLREDGEIDTKKLGEIVFSSREKLNLLTSITHPLVLREIGAIRELYKEDLAFLEAAVLFEYRWEKHFDKIVTVFAYRGQRLLRAAKRFGLKEAIRRDKFQLPYSEKLRKTDYLICNTKDMLHLRLQVEELVKALEETCG comes from the coding sequence GTGGGGATAACGGGTAACATAGGAGCTGGCAAGTCAACGGTCTCTAACTTTTTAAGGGCTATGGGATATCACGTCTTTAACGCTGACTTCATCGCTAAAAGACTACTGCTTAAAGGTTTTCCAGCTTACAACAAAGTAGTAGAAGCCTTCGGAAAGGGGGTTCTTAGAGAAGACGGAGAGATAGATACCAAAAAGCTCGGGGAAATCGTCTTTTCAAGTAGGGAAAAGTTAAACCTTTTAACGTCAATAACACATCCCTTGGTACTCAGAGAAATTGGAGCCATAAGGGAACTCTACAAGGAAGACTTGGCCTTTTTAGAAGCTGCTGTTCTTTTTGAGTATAGGTGGGAAAAGCATTTTGACAAAATAGTAACAGTCTTTGCCTACAGGGGACAGAGGTTACTCCGTGCCGCCAAGAGGTTCGGCTTAAAAGAAGCTATAAGAAGGGATAAGTTCCAGCTCCCCTACTCAGAAAAGCTCAGAAAGACAGACTACCTTATCTGTAACACCAAGGATATGTTACATTTAAGGCTCCAAGTTGAGGAGCTCGTGAAAGCACTGGAGGAAACGTGCGGATAG